The proteins below come from a single Pedobacter aquae genomic window:
- a CDS encoding family 43 glycosylhydrolase — translation MRLIFFKHSLWQSPTIWVILFSIFFTQQSLAQKLNIKNNIFWNTQEGKPIYSQGGGIFTFKDPKTGQEKYYWYGVHYKGGQEYRDSPNKTISDASFESVTCYTSTDLVNWTFESDALTKADANEKGKGGWLGRLGVTYMKDIKQYAMFIQHGNGVLIAVADEPAGPFKWHHKISMLDRIGTPNTGDQTVFTDEDTGKSYLVYSYGRGRNKIYLSEIGIKDGKVDILNVEKVYEGEGREGNCMFKYKGKYYMAASNLYGWDASFAYYLVADDIYGPYTPKNNMLVIEGSEKDYAHVTQTGFFVTLRGTKQETVVYCGDRWADFAGNGLGYNQWVPLSFNGAKPYFNSLDSWNLDAKTGEWEVATHNNWVKNGSFEADRKKCLAPLNQYKLF, via the coding sequence ATGCGTTTGATTTTTTTTAAGCACTCTCTTTGGCAGTCTCCTACCATATGGGTCATTCTTTTCAGTATCTTCTTTACTCAGCAAAGTTTGGCTCAAAAGCTGAATATAAAAAATAACATTTTCTGGAATACCCAAGAAGGAAAACCTATTTACAGTCAGGGTGGTGGGATATTTACCTTTAAAGACCCCAAAACTGGTCAGGAGAAATATTATTGGTACGGAGTTCATTATAAAGGTGGACAAGAATATCGTGATTCGCCTAACAAAACAATTTCAGATGCCAGTTTTGAATCAGTCACCTGTTATACGTCCACAGATTTAGTAAACTGGACTTTTGAATCTGATGCTTTAACAAAAGCAGATGCTAATGAAAAGGGCAAAGGTGGATGGTTAGGTAGACTAGGCGTGACTTACATGAAGGATATTAAGCAATACGCTATGTTTATTCAACATGGTAATGGCGTGTTAATAGCTGTTGCTGATGAACCTGCTGGGCCGTTTAAGTGGCATCATAAAATTAGTATGCTTGATAGGATAGGAACTCCAAACACCGGAGATCAAACTGTTTTTACTGATGAGGACACTGGTAAATCTTACTTGGTTTATTCTTACGGAAGAGGTAGAAATAAAATTTACCTTTCTGAGATAGGCATTAAAGATGGTAAGGTAGACATATTGAATGTAGAAAAGGTTTATGAAGGTGAAGGTAGAGAGGGAAACTGTATGTTTAAATACAAGGGTAAGTATTATATGGCTGCGTCTAATCTTTACGGTTGGGATGCTTCATTTGCCTATTATTTGGTAGCAGATGATATTTATGGACCTTATACACCAAAAAACAACATGTTGGTTATAGAGGGGAGCGAAAAGGATTATGCCCATGTTACCCAAACCGGTTTTTTTGTAACGCTTAGAGGTACAAAGCAAGAAACCGTTGTTTATTGTGGCGATAGATGGGCTGATTTCGCAGGTAATGGCTTAGGATATAATCAATGGGTTCCATTATCTTTTAACGGCGCAAAACCTTATTTCAATTCGCTAGATTCTTGGAACCTTGATGCTAAAACTGGCGAATGGGAAGTTGCTACCCATAATAATTGGGTTAAAAATGGAAGTTTTGAGGCTGATAGAAAAAAATGCCTAGCCCCGTTAAACCAGTACAAACTTTTTTAA
- the sucC gene encoding ADP-forming succinate--CoA ligase subunit beta: MNIHEYQGKQILKSFGVRIQEGIVADTPEQAVEAAKKLKEDFGSDWVVVKAQIHAGGRGKGGGVKLAKNLDEVKQRASDIIGMQLITPQTGAEGKKVNKVLIAQDVYYPGESETKEFYVSVLLDRSRGRNIIMYSTEGGMDIEEVAEHTPHLIFKEEIDPKVGLQGFQTRKIAFNLGLSGNAFKEMTKFIAALYKAYEATDSSMFEINPVLKTSDDKILAVDAKVDLDDNGLFRHPDYAAMRDTSEEDPTEVEASESNLNYVKLDGNVGCMVNGAGLAMATMDIIKIAGGEPANFLDVGGTANATTVKAAFNIILKDPNVKAILINIFGGIVRCDRVAQGVIDAYKEIGDIRVPIIVRLQGTNAEEAKKLIDESGLKVFSAILLKEAADLVSEVLA, from the coding sequence ATGAACATTCACGAATATCAAGGCAAACAAATACTTAAAAGTTTTGGCGTACGTATCCAAGAAGGTATAGTAGCAGATACACCTGAACAAGCTGTTGAAGCAGCCAAAAAATTAAAAGAAGATTTTGGTTCTGACTGGGTTGTGGTAAAAGCACAAATTCATGCAGGCGGACGTGGTAAAGGCGGAGGTGTAAAACTAGCTAAAAATTTAGACGAGGTTAAGCAAAGAGCTTCTGATATTATTGGAATGCAGTTGATTACTCCTCAAACCGGTGCAGAAGGAAAAAAAGTTAATAAAGTATTGATTGCTCAGGATGTTTATTACCCTGGAGAGTCTGAAACTAAAGAGTTTTATGTTTCTGTATTATTAGACCGTTCTAGAGGTCGTAATATCATCATGTATTCTACAGAAGGTGGTATGGACATTGAAGAAGTAGCAGAACACACACCTCATTTAATATTTAAAGAAGAAATAGATCCTAAAGTTGGTTTGCAAGGTTTCCAAACTAGAAAAATTGCTTTCAATTTAGGTTTATCTGGAAATGCTTTTAAAGAGATGACTAAATTCATCGCTGCTTTATACAAAGCTTACGAAGCTACAGATTCTTCTATGTTTGAAATTAACCCGGTTTTAAAAACATCTGATGACAAAATTTTAGCTGTTGATGCTAAAGTTGATTTAGATGATAACGGTTTATTCCGTCACCCGGATTATGCAGCTATGCGTGATACTTCGGAGGAAGATCCAACTGAAGTTGAAGCTTCAGAATCTAACCTTAACTACGTTAAATTAGATGGTAACGTAGGTTGTATGGTTAACGGTGCTGGTTTAGCTATGGCCACTATGGATATCATTAAGATTGCTGGTGGCGAGCCTGCAAACTTCTTAGATGTGGGTGGTACTGCAAACGCTACTACGGTTAAAGCTGCTTTTAACATCATTTTAAAAGACCCTAACGTTAAAGCTATCTTAATTAATATTTTTGGTGGTATTGTACGTTGTGACAGAGTGGCACAAGGTGTTATTGATGCTTATAAAGAAATTGGAGATATCCGCGTACCTATTATTGTACGTTTACAAGGTACAAACGCAGAAGAAGCTAAGAAATTAATTGATGAATCAGGATTGAAAGTTTTCTCTGCTATCTTATTAAAAGAAGCTGCTGATTTAGTTTCTGAAGTATTAGCATAA
- a CDS encoding ABC transporter ATP-binding protein has protein sequence MLKAQSIKRKFGDLSILKGVDIDVAKGEIVSIVGASGAGKSTLLHIIGTLDKADEGSVEIDGIAINQLNARTLSRFRNKNIGFIFQFHHLLPEFTALENICIPAFIAKTSKNEAEKRAMELLAILGLADRAHHKPAALSGGEQQRVAVARALINKPALILADEPSGNLDSANAKELHQLFFSLRDQFNHTFIIVTHNDELAEMSDRKITMKDGYIFS, from the coding sequence ATGCTTAAAGCGCAATCCATCAAAAGAAAATTTGGCGATTTATCTATCCTCAAAGGTGTAGATATTGATGTCGCTAAAGGAGAAATTGTAAGTATAGTAGGGGCTTCCGGAGCAGGAAAAAGCACCTTATTACACATCATAGGAACTTTAGACAAGGCCGACGAAGGTTCTGTAGAAATAGACGGAATAGCCATAAATCAGCTAAATGCTAGAACATTAAGTCGTTTTAGAAATAAAAACATAGGTTTTATTTTTCAATTCCATCACCTTTTACCAGAATTTACGGCCTTAGAAAACATCTGTATACCTGCTTTTATTGCTAAAACCAGTAAAAATGAGGCCGAGAAAAGAGCTATGGAACTTTTAGCTATTTTAGGTCTAGCAGATAGAGCGCACCATAAACCAGCGGCACTTTCTGGTGGCGAGCAGCAAAGGGTAGCTGTTGCTAGGGCTTTAATTAATAAACCAGCTTTGATTTTAGCTGATGAACCTTCTGGAAACCTAGACTCGGCCAATGCTAAAGAATTGCATCAACTTTTTTTTAGTCTGAGAGACCAATTTAACCACACTTTTATAATTGTAACCCATAACGATGAATTAGCCGAAATGTCTGATAGAAAAATCACGATGAAAGATGGCTATATATTTTCTTGA
- a CDS encoding HAD hydrolase-like protein, which produces MISYSDLDADKKAFIFELDDVLIPEKDYDLQVYYLFANFVEYLETFPPAQDVVDFAKKRYEIYGKEDMFKALQEAFAIPVKYEENLNLLFTNARLPLKLLLYKEVLELLQEITINRKELYILTSGNPVTQLNKITQTEWNGLEKYLKVYFVDEFEPKPSFTSLDFLLEENKLNKSDVTYIGKNSLDEQFAINAGVSYQAVLS; this is translated from the coding sequence ATGATAAGTTATAGTGATTTAGATGCTGATAAAAAGGCTTTTATATTTGAGTTAGATGATGTTTTAATTCCTGAAAAGGATTACGATTTACAGGTTTATTACCTGTTTGCCAATTTTGTGGAGTATCTAGAGACTTTTCCTCCTGCACAAGACGTGGTTGATTTTGCCAAAAAGCGCTACGAAATATACGGCAAAGAAGATATGTTTAAGGCATTACAAGAAGCTTTTGCTATACCTGTAAAGTATGAAGAAAATTTAAATTTACTTTTTACCAATGCTCGTTTACCCTTAAAATTACTCTTGTACAAAGAGGTTTTAGAGTTGCTGCAAGAAATTACCATCAACAGAAAAGAGCTTTATATTTTAACATCAGGAAACCCTGTAACACAGCTGAATAAAATTACGCAAACCGAGTGGAATGGTTTAGAAAAATACCTTAAAGTATATTTTGTAGATGAATTTGAGCCCAAACCCTCATTTACGAGCCTTGATTTTTTACTTGAAGAAAACAAGTTAAACAAAAGCGACGTTACTTATATTGGTAAAAATTCTTTAGATGAGCAATTTGCCATAAATGCAGGCGTTTCTTATCAAGCTGTTTTATCTTAA
- a CDS encoding S41 family peptidase produces MLKRVYAIAFIIIIGFASCKKDKATTDNNKPTPTTIRAELTKDSIFLYAKQVYLWNDAIPDYSAVKPRNFNSSSNQLDNFNSLLFDITQYSRNPNNGNRPYEYWDDYPNEPKFSYIEDLVASGQIAIVNPKKSSVNLNGEGNDTGLNIGFYGNGNTAFRRDYFLIIRYVNENSSAADKKLNRGDTILTINGKTYGANFDQESDEVFDRLELDNIIVTGKKRGTGTSFSFTLNKTKYTASPILKDTVFTETGGKKVGYFAYARFSDETNSIPALNAVFDKFNTAGVTDLIVDLRYNGGGFVSTAEHLVNLIIPTQHNGKKMFSEFFNSTMREGKATILKNQPRRDQNGNITRGNYFDNTDYSVAGNTTNISKISGLANVNRVVFITGPGTASSSELVINSLKPYLGANLKIVGEQSYGKPVGFFPIRIDKYDVYFSMFETQNSLGQGAYYDGFVPDFNTGFDDAGKSFGDKNDLAVSQAINFIKNGSFSSSNVANTKGASVSSTSTNNMKSLDPKDLFSREFKGMIDYPGRR; encoded by the coding sequence ATGTTGAAAAGAGTTTATGCAATAGCATTTATAATAATTATAGGTTTTGCTTCATGTAAAAAAGATAAAGCAACAACAGACAATAACAAGCCTACACCAACCACCATTAGGGCAGAACTTACTAAAGATTCTATATTTCTATACGCGAAGCAAGTTTATTTATGGAATGATGCTATACCTGATTATAGTGCAGTTAAACCTAGAAATTTTAATTCCTCAAGTAATCAGTTGGATAATTTTAATAGTTTATTATTTGATATTACACAGTATTCTAGAAATCCAAATAACGGCAATAGACCCTATGAGTACTGGGATGACTACCCTAACGAGCCTAAATTTTCTTACATAGAAGATTTAGTTGCTAGTGGACAAATTGCTATCGTAAATCCTAAAAAATCATCTGTAAATTTAAATGGGGAGGGTAATGATACGGGATTGAATATTGGTTTTTATGGTAATGGAAATACCGCATTTAGAAGAGATTATTTTCTCATCATAAGGTATGTAAATGAAAATTCCTCGGCAGCAGATAAGAAATTAAATAGGGGAGATACCATTTTAACCATAAATGGCAAAACTTATGGTGCCAATTTTGATCAAGAATCAGATGAAGTCTTTGACAGGTTAGAATTAGATAATATAATCGTTACAGGAAAGAAAAGGGGCACTGGAACTTCATTTTCATTTACCCTAAACAAGACCAAATACACCGCTTCTCCTATTTTAAAAGATACTGTCTTCACCGAAACAGGAGGTAAGAAAGTTGGATATTTTGCTTATGCTCGTTTTTCTGATGAGACCAACTCTATTCCTGCTCTTAATGCTGTATTTGATAAGTTTAATACTGCTGGTGTTACAGATTTAATTGTTGATTTACGTTATAATGGTGGTGGCTTTGTTTCTACTGCAGAACATTTGGTAAATTTAATTATACCAACCCAGCATAATGGTAAAAAAATGTTTTCAGAATTCTTTAACTCAACCATGAGAGAGGGAAAAGCAACCATTCTTAAAAACCAACCAAGAAGAGATCAAAACGGTAATATAACAAGAGGTAATTATTTTGATAATACCGATTATAGTGTAGCAGGAAATACAACTAATATTAGTAAGATAAGTGGTTTAGCAAATGTAAATAGAGTGGTATTTATTACAGGGCCAGGTACAGCATCGTCTAGCGAATTGGTTATCAATTCTTTAAAACCCTACTTAGGAGCCAATTTAAAGATTGTAGGCGAACAGTCTTATGGGAAACCTGTAGGTTTTTTCCCTATTAGGATAGATAAGTATGATGTCTACTTTTCTATGTTTGAAACTCAAAATTCATTAGGGCAAGGGGCGTATTATGATGGTTTTGTACCTGATTTTAATACGGGATTTGATGATGCTGGAAAATCTTTTGGAGATAAAAATGATTTAGCTGTTTCACAAGCTATCAACTTCATCAAAAACGGAAGTTTTAGTTCTTCAAATGTAGCTAATACTAAAGGTGCCTCTGTAAGTAGTACCTCTACAAACAACATGAAATCTTTAGATCCAAAAGACCTTTTTTCAAGAGAATTTAAAGGAATGATTGATTATCCCGGTAGGAGATAA
- a CDS encoding FKBP-type peptidyl-prolyl cis-trans isomerase, whose product MKIENNHVVSLTYDLYVTEEGERKHVESATTEKPLVFLFGVGMMLPKFEEHLSGLAVGDNYAFSLDAADAYGEYDEAAIANLPKDMFAQAGLPEVGTVLPLQDNNGNQFQGRVVSVVEDAVLVDLNHPMAGHELHFNGTIQDVRPATQEEIDHGHVHGEGGHHH is encoded by the coding sequence ATGAAAATTGAAAACAATCACGTAGTATCATTAACCTATGATTTATACGTTACAGAAGAGGGCGAAAGAAAACACGTAGAAAGCGCTACAACAGAAAAACCTTTGGTTTTTTTATTTGGCGTTGGCATGATGCTACCAAAATTTGAAGAACACTTAAGCGGCTTAGCCGTTGGCGATAATTATGCATTTTCTTTAGATGCTGCTGATGCTTATGGAGAGTATGACGAAGCTGCAATAGCTAATTTACCTAAAGATATGTTTGCACAAGCTGGTTTACCAGAAGTTGGTACAGTTTTACCTTTACAGGATAATAATGGCAACCAATTTCAAGGCAGAGTGGTATCTGTAGTTGAAGATGCTGTTTTAGTTGATTTAAACCACCCTATGGCGGGTCATGAGTTACACTTTAACGGTACCATCCAAGATGTAAGACCTGCAACACAAGAAGAAATAGACCATGGTCATGTTCATGGTGAAGGTGGTCATCATCACTAA
- a CDS encoding thioredoxin domain-containing protein, with product MPNRLIHSSSPYLLQHANNPVDWYPWGEEALTKAKTENKLILVSIGYSACHWCHVMEHESFEDEEVAKLMNLFFVCIKIDREERPDIDQIYMNAVQLMTGRGGWPLNCFCLPDQRPIYGGTYFPKKDWKNLLTNLAHFWDTKPDEATEYAVKLTEGIQQADKLAIVKEHQVYSLKNIEDTLKPWKRLFDFSEGGHNRAPKFPMPNNWAFLMKTAHLLKDEAAHVIVRLTLDKMAAGGIYDHLGGGFARYSVDGKWHIPHFEKMLYDNGQLLSLYADAYKWCKEERYKEVVYETVAWLKREMTSPEGGFYSALDADSEGVEGKFYTWHKTEIDELLGTNAELFNTYFEITAEGNWEEEEINNPWIRKEKEDVAKHFGLAIDDFNSKIKQAKAILFQQRSTRVRPGLDDKILTSWNALTIKGLCDAYKAFADEEFKSLALNNAQFILKNLYKESGGLYRTYKDGKASINAFLDDYALLAEAFISVYEITFDENWLQEAKKLCDFVVNHFHDEESGMFFYTSDEDEALIARKYEVMDNVIPASNSVLACNFKKLAIFYNCQNYQHIYQHMLKTVEPHIKSYASAYSNWASLLLDEIQGSFEIAITGTDFEDKRKEIEKYYIPNKIILGGEKGNLPLLQDKFVGDTRIFVCENKTCQLPQSEVSEAIKQIFK from the coding sequence ATGCCTAACAGACTTATACATTCCTCATCACCTTATTTATTACAACACGCCAATAACCCGGTAGATTGGTACCCTTGGGGAGAAGAAGCTTTAACCAAAGCCAAAACAGAAAATAAACTGATTTTGGTAAGTATTGGCTACTCGGCTTGCCATTGGTGCCATGTGATGGAACATGAAAGCTTTGAAGATGAAGAAGTAGCAAAGCTGATGAACCTTTTTTTTGTTTGCATTAAGATAGACCGGGAAGAAAGGCCAGATATAGACCAAATTTACATGAATGCCGTACAATTGATGACTGGCAGAGGCGGCTGGCCATTAAATTGTTTTTGCTTGCCAGACCAACGCCCTATTTATGGCGGCACCTATTTCCCTAAAAAAGATTGGAAAAACTTATTAACCAATTTAGCCCATTTCTGGGATACTAAACCAGATGAAGCTACTGAATATGCTGTAAAGTTAACAGAAGGTATCCAACAGGCAGATAAATTGGCCATTGTTAAAGAACATCAAGTATATAGCTTAAAAAATATTGAAGATACTTTAAAACCATGGAAGAGACTTTTTGATTTCTCTGAAGGTGGACATAACAGAGCACCAAAATTCCCAATGCCTAATAACTGGGCCTTCTTGATGAAAACTGCACACTTGCTTAAAGACGAAGCAGCCCATGTTATCGTGAGGTTAACTTTAGATAAAATGGCTGCTGGCGGTATTTATGATCATTTAGGCGGAGGTTTTGCTCGCTACTCGGTAGATGGCAAATGGCATATCCCCCATTTTGAAAAAATGCTGTATGATAATGGTCAGTTGTTAAGTTTATATGCCGATGCTTATAAATGGTGTAAAGAAGAGCGCTATAAAGAAGTGGTTTATGAAACCGTAGCATGGTTAAAAAGAGAGATGACATCCCCAGAAGGAGGCTTTTACTCGGCCTTAGATGCCGATAGTGAAGGCGTAGAAGGTAAATTTTACACCTGGCATAAAACAGAAATTGATGAGCTTTTAGGTACCAATGCTGAATTATTTAATACCTATTTTGAAATTACGGCAGAAGGAAACTGGGAAGAAGAAGAAATCAATAACCCTTGGATAAGAAAAGAAAAAGAAGATGTAGCCAAGCATTTTGGTTTAGCTATAGATGATTTTAATAGCAAGATAAAGCAAGCAAAAGCTATTTTGTTTCAACAGCGTTCTACCAGAGTAAGACCAGGTTTAGATGATAAGATTTTAACTTCTTGGAATGCCTTAACCATTAAAGGCTTATGCGATGCTTATAAAGCTTTCGCTGATGAAGAATTTAAAAGTTTGGCTTTAAACAATGCTCAATTCATCCTCAAAAATTTATACAAAGAAAGCGGAGGCCTATATAGAACCTATAAAGATGGTAAAGCCAGTATCAATGCTTTTTTAGATGATTATGCGCTATTAGCCGAAGCTTTTATAAGCGTGTATGAAATTACCTTTGATGAAAACTGGTTACAAGAGGCCAAGAAACTTTGTGATTTTGTAGTCAACCATTTCCATGATGAAGAATCAGGAATGTTCTTTTATACTTCTGATGAGGATGAAGCCTTAATTGCTAGAAAATATGAAGTGATGGATAATGTAATACCTGCTTCAAACTCGGTTTTAGCTTGTAATTTTAAGAAACTTGCTATTTTTTACAATTGCCAAAATTACCAGCATATCTATCAGCACATGCTAAAAACGGTAGAACCTCACATAAAATCTTATGCTTCAGCTTATTCAAATTGGGCATCTTTATTGTTAGACGAGATTCAGGGAAGTTTCGAAATAGCTATTACAGGTACAGATTTCGAAGATAAAAGAAAAGAAATAGAAAAATATTATATTCCTAATAAGATTATTTTAGGAGGCGAAAAAGGAAACTTACCTTTGCTGCAAGACAAGTTTGTTGGTGACACCAGAATTTTTGTTTGCGAAAACAAAACCTGCCAATTACCCCAAAGCGAAGTAAGCGAAGCAATTAAACAAATATTTAAATAG
- a CDS encoding PIN domain-containing protein: MKQRIYIDTSIVGGYFDEEFKEATLKLFERLDNHEIIFVVSDLLDLELINAPLKVRELLLKYSADKFQRVELTEEAVKLADTYISEKVVGRTSLEDCRHIALATINKVDVLASWNFKHIVNLDRIKGYNSVNYD; the protein is encoded by the coding sequence ATGAAACAAAGGATTTACATTGACACTTCAATAGTTGGTGGTTATTTTGATGAAGAGTTTAAAGAAGCAACATTAAAGCTGTTTGAACGACTTGATAATCATGAAATTATTTTTGTTGTTTCTGATTTACTTGATTTAGAATTGATAAACGCTCCTCTAAAAGTTAGAGAACTTTTATTAAAGTATTCTGCCGATAAATTTCAGAGGGTTGAACTAACCGAAGAAGCGGTAAAACTTGCTGATACTTACATTAGTGAAAAAGTAGTTGGTAGAACTAGCTTAGAAGATTGTCGGCATATCGCATTAGCAACTATAAACAAAGTAGATGTTTTAGCAAGCTGGAACTTTAAGCATATTGTAAATCTCGATAGAATAAAAGGATATAATTCAGTAAATTACGATTAG
- a CDS encoding glycoside hydrolase family 25 protein, whose amino-acid sequence MPPIRKTTNRTNTRKPVTTRKKRNTKKTFAQKHKLKFIIILVVLLLFSPLYYGKLFRTAVSTGRWVKDLFVFDEYPHHDEFGIRIPRKYHVHGIDVSSYQGKINWEKVVAMESYNVKLSFAFIKATEGVTLVDSYFQRNWRESKEAGIIRGAYHYFKPKKSGKWQAKFFLQTVNLEAGDLPPVIDIEETGGLSKLELQLNLQEFLNEIEAKTKTKPIIYTGYKFFEDNIKDKFSDYTIWIAHYYQPKLKLPETAWHFWQHADNAHIDGIKGKVDMNVFNGDEVDLSALLIQKSY is encoded by the coding sequence ATGCCTCCAATAAGAAAAACAACAAACCGTACAAACACGAGAAAGCCAGTTACTACTAGAAAGAAAAGAAACACCAAAAAGACATTTGCTCAAAAGCATAAACTTAAGTTTATCATTATTTTGGTTGTTCTTTTACTGTTTTCTCCTTTGTATTATGGCAAACTTTTTAGAACAGCCGTTTCTACAGGTAGATGGGTTAAAGATTTATTTGTTTTTGATGAATACCCTCATCATGATGAGTTTGGTATCCGCATTCCACGTAAGTACCATGTGCATGGTATAGATGTTTCCTCCTATCAGGGTAAGATTAATTGGGAAAAAGTAGTGGCAATGGAATCATACAACGTAAAGCTATCTTTTGCGTTTATCAAAGCTACAGAGGGTGTTACCTTGGTAGATAGTTATTTCCAAAGAAATTGGCGAGAAAGTAAAGAAGCAGGTATCATTAGAGGAGCTTATCATTATTTTAAACCTAAAAAATCTGGAAAATGGCAAGCCAAATTCTTTTTGCAAACTGTTAATTTAGAAGCCGGCGACCTCCCTCCTGTTATTGATATTGAAGAAACCGGAGGATTAAGCAAACTAGAACTTCAACTAAATTTACAAGAGTTTCTTAATGAAATTGAAGCTAAAACCAAAACAAAACCTATCATTTATACGGGTTATAAATTCTTTGAAGACAATATAAAAGATAAGTTTAGCGATTATACCATTTGGATAGCTCATTACTATCAGCCTAAGCTAAAATTACCCGAAACTGCTTGGCATTTTTGGCAACATGCCGATAATGCCCATATAGATGGTATTAAAGGTAAAGTAGATATGAATGTTTTTAATGGCGATGAAGTAGATTTAAGTGCTTTATTGATTCAGAAAAGCTATTAA